CCGACAAGCTCATCGAGGGCCAGTTTCGCGAGCACGAACTCGCCGAGGTGATCCTGTCCGTGCCCGGCGTGGGAGCGATCCTGGGCGCTGAGTTTCTGGTCGGCATCGGCGGCAGCCTGGACGCCTTCCCCACCCCGGACCGGCTCGCTGCCTTCGCCGGCGTCGCTCCTGCCCCGCGTGACTCCGGGCAGGTCAGCGGCAATCTGCGCCGACCACAGCGATACCACCGGCGGCAGCAACGCGTCTTCTATACCTCCGCCCTCATCAGCATCCGCTGTGACCCCAACTCGCGCCGCTTCTATGACAGGAAGCGAGCTGAGGGCAAACGCCACATCCAGGCCGTGATGGCCCTCGCTCGCCGCCGCGTCAACGTCTTCTGGGCTCTGATCCGTGACCGGCGGTGCTACCAAGTCACGCCTCCTCCGACCCCTCACGCCGCTTGACTTCCAGATTGGGAAGCGCGTTCGCTCTCGTCCGGGCGCTCCGCCGGCGTCAGCGGCACCTGGGGGCCGTCGCACTCGCGCAGCCAGCGCCGCAGCACGCGGTGCACCTGCTCCGCTCCGGCCAGTTCGGCGCCGTCCTCGACGGGTGCGGAGAAGGCCATCGGCGAGAGCAGGAAGGGGTGCCCTTGCGCCCCGCCGAGCCCGCCGTGCGAGCCGATCTGCTCCTCGAAGGCGAGGACTTCGCCCTCCGCCGGGTCGTACGCGGAGTTGACCATGATGTCGGCGGTGTGCGGAAAACCGTGCGTGCGGCGTACGGCGTCGGCGGCGCCCGGCCCGAAGTCGGCGAGCGGGCCCGGGTGTTCGTCGCTCAGCTCGTCCACCGGGACCTCCGCGCCCATCGCGCCGAGGACGAGTCCGCCGTACTCCTCGCTGCGGACCAGGACGAAGCCGACACCGGGGTGGTTGGCGAGCGTGGCCAGCAGGGCGGGGTGGCGGCGGTCGATCTCCTCACGGCTCATCCGGTGCGGCACGTCGGGGAAGGAGACGAGCCCGAGGTTGCCGGAGGCCAGCACGATGGGCTCCGAGCTGCGGCGGGCCAGGCGGTGCTGTTCGCCGCCCTCCTCGACGGGCCTGCGCAGCGCGGCTCGCACGGTGGCGCGGGCCTCGGCGCCGCTGTGCGTGCGCTGCGCCTTGCGCGGCACGGGCAGCCCGCAGCCCGCGCGGACCAGGTTGCCGAGGGTCAGTCCGTAGCGGGTCAGGAACGTCTCGCCGGGGCTCTGCCCGTGGTCGGAGAGCACCACGATGCGGTACGCGCGCGGGGCGTGCTCGGCGACCTTCGCGATCAGCGCCAGCGACCGGTCGAGCCGTTCGAGGACCTTCTCGGTGTCCCGGCCGCGCGGCCCGGAGTGGTGCGCCACCTCGTCGTAGGCCACGAGGTCCGCGTAGACGGCGTTGCGTCCGGCGAGCATGTCCCCGATGACCGCGGCGACGACGACGTCCCGCTCGACGACGGTCGCGAAGGCGCGGATGAACGGGTAGAGGCCGCCGCGGTTGACGCGCGGCCGCTGTCTGCGTATGCGGGAGCGCGTGGACTGGCCGATCTCCCGGAAGACCTCGGCGATGAACGACATGGCCGTACGCACCGCGTTGGCGGGGTCGGAGAAGTACGCGAAGTAGCCCGCCCGGGAGCGGTTCTCCCTGCCCCGGCGCGCGGCCATGGAGAGCACGAGGGCGAGCTGGTCGGCGCCGCCGCTGAAGAGGTTGCCGCGGCTGGCACCGTCGACGGTGAGCAGGCCGCCGTCGCCGGTGTGCTCGATGGCCCGGCGCTGGAGTTCGGCGGCGCTGGTGGGGCGGTTGCAGACCATCACCTCCCGGCTGTCCTTCTCGTACCAGCGGAAGGCGGGGATGTCGTGGTTGGTGCCGTGCAGGATGCCGAGCTGGCTGGCGCCGGTCTGGCTGGACCAGTCGGTGCGCCAGGGGGTGAGCCGGTGGGTGGGCCCTTGGCGGACACCTTGCCCCCCGCCCAGCCATTCGGCCACGGTCGGCATCAGGCCCTTGGCCACGGCCTCCTCCAGGACGTCGCGGCCTACGCCGTCGAGCTGAAGGAAGACCGCGCCGGGCGTCGAGGGGCCCGGCCGTCCGTCGGCACGTCTGCGTCGGCGGTCCGCGAGCCGGTACAGCCTGCGCCGGTACGCGTCGTCGTCCCGTACGGCCAGGGCGGCGCCGGTGGCCGAGGCGACGGCGGACATGACGGCCGCGACCACCACGGCGGTCTCGGGGGCGGCCTCCCCGCGCCCGGACGGGTTGATGCGCAGGGCGATCAGCAGCAGGGAGCCGTTGAGGAAGAACACCAGCAGGCCGAGCACCAGGGCCGGCACCAGAAGCAGCGCCCTGACCAGGAGCGGCCAGACCAGCGAGGACAGCAGACCGAAGACGCCCGCGCCGGCCGCCGCGGTGATGGCGATCCGGGTGGCGCTGTCACCGTTGTCGGACTGGATCTGGAAGTCGGGCAGCGCACCGGCGAGGACGAGCATTGTGACCGTGGACACCGCCCACACGGCGATGCTCCGCCACACGCCGCTCAGAATCGTCCGCCACCGCGTACCGCCCACGCCCCGTGCACCTCCCCGTCCCGACCCGTCCGGCCTGCTCCCACCCTGTCACAACAGGTGGATGAGGCCGTTCGTCACCGGGGCAGCGGGCTGGTCAGCGGCCGTCGTAGCCCGCGGTGGGCATCGACAGGCGGCGGTGGACGCTGGCCTTCATCTGGGCGTCGTACGACGGTTCCGCGGAGCCGACCGTCTCGATCCGTACGCCGCGGCGCGCGCACTCGGCGGTGAACTCGTCGACGGAGGCGAGGGCGCGCTCCAGGACCCGGTGGCTGGGCGCGACGAACAGGTCGACGAGGCCCGCCTCGACGTCGTCCCACAGGGCGCAGTGGTCGGGGCGCAGGCCGCGGACGAGAAGTTCCCTGGTGATCACGTAGCCGCGCTCGGCGGCCCAGCGCGCGCACATGGCGTGCTGGCTGCGGGAGTCGACGAGGAAGGGATCGGCGTCCAGCTCCTCCAGGGGCGTCAGGCTGGCGATCGCCGTGACGCGGACCGGTAGGGGTCCCTCCGCTTCGATCGCGGCCGAGAAGCCCGCGGTATGCATGCCGGAGGCACTCCGCACGTTTCCCATGGCGTCCCCCTCACCTCCGGGTTTCGCCGCCGACCCTACTCCTGCCCGTAGGCTCGGGGGGAGTCGCGCGAAGGAGGCAAAGAAGTGCCGGTGGAGATCACCTGGTGGGGTCACGCCACCTGCACGGTCGAGGACTCCGGTACGCGCGTGCTGACGGACCCGCTCTTCGCGCGCCGGCTCGCGCATCTGCGCCGGCGCCGGGGGGCGCCGCCCCCGCCCGAGGCGGCGGTCGCGGACGTCGCCCTCGTCTCGCATCTGCACGCCGACCATCTGCATCTGCCCTCGCTGGCCCGGCTCGCGCCGGGCACCCGGCTGCTGGTGCCGCGAGGCGCGCCGCGCGCGGTGCCGGGGCTGCGCCGGCTGGACCATCTCCGGCTCACCGAGGTGGCGCCCGGGGACCGGACACACGTCGGTGACCTGGTCATACGTGCTGTTTCGGCACGGCACGACGGGCGGCGGCTGCCGGTCGGGCCGCAGCGTTCACCCGCGCTCGGGTACGTCATCGAGGGCGCCGCGCGCACCTACTTCGCCGGAGACACCGGGCTGTTCGAGTCGATGGCCGAGGAGGTCGGGCCCGTCGACGTGGCGCTGCTGCCGGTGGGCGGGTGGGGGCCGTATCTCGGCGAGGGGCACCTCGACGCGGGCCGGGCCGCCCAGGCGCTCGCCCGGCTCGCGCCGTCCAGCGCCGTGCCGGTGCACTACGGCACGTTCTGGCCGATCGGGATGGACGCCGTGCGCCCCCATGAATTCCATGCGCCGGGCGAGGAGTTCGTGCGCCTGGCCGCCGAACGTGCCCCGGAGGTCACCGTGCACCACCTCGCCCACGGCGAGAGCGTACGACCGGAGGCCGCCCGGTGATGTTCCTCTCCGGTGCGGCGGGGCCGGTCGGTGGACAGGTGCTGGCTGCGGCGCGGCCGGTCGGCTCCGAGCTGTTGGCTGCTGTGGGACCGGTCGGTGGACAGGTGCTGGCCGCTGCCGGGAGGGCCGTGCCGCAGGAGTCCACTCAGCAGGCGATCGGGTATCCGTCGCTGTTCCTGCTGGTGCTGATCGGGGCACTGGTGCCGGTGGTGCCGACGGGGGCGCTGGTCAGTTCGGCGGCGGTGGTGGCGTTCCATCAGACGGCGCCGCTCGCTCTGCTGTTCGTCTTCGTGACCGCCTCGCTCGCCGCGTTCCTCGGGGACGTCACCCTGTACTGGCTGGGACGGCGCGGGATGCGCTCCAGGAACGGCTCGCGCTGGCTGGAGACGTTGCGCGACCGCGCTCCCGAGGACCGGCTCGCCCAGGCGCAGGAGAGGCTGGACGACCACGGCGTGGCCGTCCTCGTCCTGTCCCGGCTCGTCCCGGCCGGCCGTATCCCGGTGATGCTGGCCTGCCTGATGGCGAGGATGCCGCTGCGCACGTTCGCCCGCGGCGACGTCCCCGCCTGTCTGGCCTGGGCCGTGACCTACCAGCTCATCGGCATCCTCGGCGGCTCCCTCTTCGAGGAGCCGTGGGAGGGCGTGGTCGCGGCGGTGGCCCTGACCCTGGCGATCAGCGTCGCGCCGAGTCTGTGGCGCCGGGTGCGCCGGCCGACGACCCGGTAGGACCCGCCGGGTCCCGCAGGACCGCCGCGCCTCACGCCAGTACCCGCGACGCCCCGACCGGCAGGTCCCACAGGTCCTCCCGGGCGAGCCCCGCCTTCTGCCAGGCCGCCCGCACCCGGGTCAGCGGTTCCAGCACCGGTTCGGCGGAGAGCACGAACGTGCCCCAGTGCATGGGCGCCATACGGTGGGCGCCGAGGTCCTGGGCGGCGCGCACCGCCTCCTCCGGGTCGCAGTGCACGTCGCTGAGCCACCAGCGCGGGTCGTACGCGCCGATCGGCAGCAGCGCCAGGTCGATCCCGGGGTACCGGCGGCCGATGCGCGAGAACCAGTGGCCGTACCCCGTGTCGCCCGCGAAGTAGACCCGCTGCCCGTCGCGCGCTGTCAGCACCCAGCCGCCCCACAGCGTGCGGCAGGTGTCGAGCAGGCCCCGCTTGGACCAGTGGTGCGCGGGGACGAAGTCGAAGCGCACGCCGCCCAGTTCGACCCCTTCCCACCAGTCCAGCTCGGTGATGCGGGTGAACCGGCGGCGCCGGAACCAGCGCGCGAGCCCGGCCGGCACGAACACCGGGGTGTCGCGCGGGAGTCGGCGCAGGGTGGGCGCGTCCAGGTGGTCGTAGTGGTTGTGGCTGATGACGACCGCGTCGACGCGCGGCAGCGCGCTCCAGGCCACTCCTACGGGGGTGATCCGGGCCGGGGTGCCGAGGATCCGGCGCGACCACACCGGGTCGGTGAGGACGGTGAGCCCGCCGATGCGGACCACCCAGCTCGCGTGTCCCGCCCAGGAGACGGCGACCGTGCGCGCGTCCACCCGTGGCAGCGGCCCCGGTTCGAAGGGCAGCCGCGGGATGTCGGCGAGCCCCTCGGGCCCTGGCCGCACCGCGCCCTCCCGGGCGAACCGGGCGAAGGCCTTGAGCCCCGGCAGCGGCGCGGTGAGCCGTGAGGCGAACGACCGCGGCCACAGCCGGGGCGCACCGGGCGGCCGGAGCTCGGCCGGCTCGGTGACAGGAGCGAGGGGGTCGAGAGGCTCAAGTGGTTCGAGGGGATCGAGGGGTTCAAGAGGCCCGAGGGGGGCGAAGGCGGGCAGACGGCCGGCCTGGGGCCGGGGCTCCGCCTGCACCGAGGAGGACGCCGAATCGTCGGCGTCCTCCTCGGCCCTGGTCGTCGTCGAGGTCGTGTTCCTGCTCGTGCCCTTGCCCGTGCTCGTGGTCTTGGTCGACTCGGACTGCTGCGTCATCGAGGAGGCTCCCATCACCGAGCGTCGTCGCGGAGATCGTCGAAGACCGATCCCAGGAGGTTCAACGCGCGTTGCGCATGTGGCAGTTCCAGCGGTGCGGGTGAATCGAGACATTCGGCCCGCTCCCCGGCCGTGGCGCCGAGCAGCGGGCGGGTGGACAGGCGTACCCGGAGCGCTTCGAGGTCGTCTCCGAAGCGGTGGCCGCCGGGCGCGGGCATGCCCAGACGGGCGGTGAGGAACTCCTCCAGCTCCTGTGCGTCACCGACGCCGTGCGCGACGAGCGCCGGGCGCAGCGGCCCGAGGTCCACGTACAGGTGCCGCCCGGCCTGCGGGGGCCGGGCGACGGCGCCCGCCGCGACGACCGCGTGGTGCGCGGCGACGGCCACGCGCGCGTGCAGGCCCACGGCGGCCGCGAGCCGCTCGGTGACCGTGTCGGGCTCGCCGAGGGCGTACGCCGCGGCCGCGGCGACGGGTTCGGCGACCCGGGCGCCGAGCACGGTGAGGACGTCCAGGACGCGGGCGCGCAGCCGGGTGCCGTCCGCGGTGTCGGGGAAGCGGGCGATAGCGGCGGGCCAGCCGGCCGGCAGGAAGGGGCCGGAGAGGTCGGTGACGACGGTGACCCGGTCGGGGAGCATCTCGGCGGGGCTGAGCAGCACGGTGTCGTGCGGCCGGTGCAGGGTGTCGCGCCAGGTCTCGTCGCTGACCACGTGCAGTCCCTCGGCCGCGGCGGCCTCCACGCTCGCGTGGACCACCTCGGGCGGCGCCACCGTGGCGGTGGGGTCGTCGGCGACGGAGAGCACGAGCAGCCGCGGGTCACCGCCCTCGGCGCGGACCCGGCGGAGGGTCTCCAGGAGGGCGTACGGATCCGGGACGCCGCCGGACTCCGCGGGCGTCCCCACGTGGTACACGGATCTTCCCAACAGGCGTGCCTGGGGCGCCCACCACGCCGCGCACGGGCGCGGCAGCAGGACGTCGCCGCCGAGGGCGCCGGTCAGGGCGAGGAGCAGCGCGGGCGCGCCGGGTGCGGCGGCCACGCGGTCGGGTCCGGCGGCCAGGCCGCGCCGGGCCCAGTAGCCGCAGGCGGCGTCCAGGAGTGCGGGGCCGCCGCCGGTGGGCGCGGTGTCGGCGCGGTCCGCGGAGGCGGCGAGCACTGCGGCGAGGTCGGGCAGGACGGGCAGGCCCTGGTCGGGAAAGGGCGGGCCGTAGCGGACCGGACCGTGTCCCTGGGTGTCCGTCGTCCGCATCCCTGCCTCCGCGCGGTCCGTGGTGCCGTGCCCTGTCATCCGTGTTCGGCAGTGTGGTCGTTGTCGGTGGTGTCTTCCTTGTGGTGCCCTGTCGTCGGGTGTGCCCTCGGGCTTCGAGTATCCCGAGGAACGCCGCGTCATGGGCGTCCGGTCGGGTTGCACGGGTCACACGGTCAGCCGTCGGCCGAGGAACCCCTGCGCCGCACCCGGTACACGGCGGCGCCGCACGCGCCCGCCACCAGCACACTTCCGCTGATGAGCGCCGGGAGCGACGGTGTGAAGGAGCCTCCCCCACCGGCGCGTACACCGCGCTGGACGCCGACGGGGGGCTCCACCGAGGCGCGAGCCGGGCCGGAGCCGCGGTCGATCGTGTAGGGAGCGGTCCACTGCTTCGGCTGCCCGCCGGGCGCCACGGGACAGGCACCGTCGACACCCCACTCGGCGTCGGACCCGACGGCATCGGGCCCCACCGCATCCGGGCCTACCGTGTCCGGGCCCACCGCATCGGGACCCACCGCGTCCGGCCCGACGGCATCCGATCCCACCGCGTCCGGGACCGTATCGGGTCCCACCGCGTCCGGCCCGACGGCATCCGGCCCCACCGCATCGGGTCCCGTGTCGTCCGGGCTGCCGCCCGCCCCTGCCTCCCCGCCGCCGGGCGGGATGCGCGCCGTACCGCTGTACGAGGTACCCGCCGCGGTGCCGTCCTCGCCCGCGACCCTGGTCAGCCGGACCTTGCCGTCCTCGAAGCCCTTCGAGGTGGCGTCGATGAAGTCGGGCGGGGCACCGCCGGTCGCGTCGCAGGAGACGGAGACCGTGACGGTGCCGCCGGGCGCGACGGTGCTGGGGCTGACCTCCGCGGCCGGATCCGCGGACGCGGCCGGGGCGGTGACGCCGAGGACGGCACCGGCCAGGGCGGTGGCGGACAGGACACGGGCGGTACGGCGCATGGGCTGGGCTCCTTAGGCCGGGCGCTGCCAAGGGGCACGGCACTCGCGCCCCGGGGGCCCTGGCGGGAAGCCTTCGGACACCCCCGACCATCACAGCCCGCCCCAGTCCGCGGCGCGCGCGGCCGGGCCCCATTCGCGGGACACAGACGCCCGAGCGGGTGACATCGCCCGGGGGTCGGCCGGGTCAGTTGTGCAGGGAGACCAGTTCCTGCTCCAGGCCGCGGCCCCGCCGCTGCACCACGACGGAGGCGACGTCGGAGAGTTTGCGGTTGGTGCCCTGCGAGATCCGGCGCAGGACACCGAAGGCGGTGTCCGCGTCGCAGCCGAGGACGTGCATGACGATGCCGCACGCCTGGTCGACGACGGGCCGTGAGCGCAGCGCGGCCTCCATCTGGTCCAGCTCGACGAGCGCGGCGCGGTAGGAGCGGTCGCGGACCAGGCAGGTCGCGGCGAGGTCGCCCAGCGCGCGGGCCGGGCCGTGCGGGGCGTCCTCCAGGGCGCCGGGCCGGAAGCTGTACAGGCTGAGGGTCACGGTGAGGCCGGAGCGCCGGAAGGGAATCGTGACGCTGGAGCGCACACCCGAGTCGAGGGCGACGGCGCGGTAGTCGGGCCAGCGGTCGTCCCGCAGCAGGTCCGTCGCGTCGACGGGCTCGCCGCGTTCCAGTGCGGCGGGGATCGGTCCGTCGCCGGAGCGGAGCTGGACCGAGACGAGTCCGGCGAGATCGGGGTGGGTCACCGCGGCGGGCCGGTCCTCGGCGCGCTCGCTGCCCGCGACCATGCTGCTGGCGCCGCAGCAGTCGACGGTGCAGCGGACGGCCTGTCGGGCGAGTTCCGAGAGCCTCCTGACCGGAAGTGAAGATTCCGGTGATTCCGTTCCCACATAGCCGAGTTGTCCGGTGTCCGGCATGGTTCACCCCTCCTCTGCGGTTCGCCTTCCCGCTCACCTGCGCGGAAAACGGCTTCGACGAGATCCGCCTCCGGCCACCCGCGGAACGCCCTGCTCGGGATACGTTCCTCGCATGGCGCAGACCGATGAATTCGGTGAAGAACTCGCGGACTTCGTGCGCCGTGTGGCAGAGCTCAAAGCCGCACGGTCCGTACCGGCCGAGGATCTCCCGACCGTGCTCGACGCGGCGATCTTCGAACTCGACCATGTGGCGGACCAGTTGTGGCCGTGGTACGAGCGGCTCTCCTCGGGCGGGTCCCCGGGCGGCGGCTCCCCGGACCGCCAGGAGCAGCAACTGTTGAAGGCGCTCTTCCAACGGCTGCCGGTGCCGGTGGCGCTGGTGGACCGCGAGACGGTGGTGCGCAGGCTGAACTTCGCGGCGACCTCGTTCACCGGAGTCCGCGCCGGTTATGCGACGGGCCGCCCGCTGACCGGGTTCCTCGCGCACGCCGACCGGGCCGCGTTCCGTTCCCAGGCCGCGGCGGTGGCGCGCGGGGAGGGCGACCGCAGCCTCACGGTGCACCTCCAGCAGCGGCCCTCCGTGCCGGTCGGGGCCACGCTCGCCGCGCTGCGGCCCAGCGGCGAACTGCGCAACGCCGTCGTCGTAGTACTGACGCCGTCGGACAACCGGGTGCCGTCCGGCGACAGCGGAACCGGCCCGATCCCGAGCCTCACCGAGACGACGCGGCACACCACGCTGATGGATCTGGTGGACGCGATGACCAGCGCGCTGCTGAGCGGCCCCGCACGGGACCGGGCCGCGGTGCTGGAGCGGGCGTCCGGGGTGCTGTGCGAACGGTTCGCGGACTGGGTCGTGGCGGACTCGGGGGCGCTGCCGCTGACCCGTACGAGAGTCCTCGGCCCGCCCGACTCCGCCGAGGCGGCACGGGACCTGGCCGCGCAGGCCCCCGCCGCGTGCCCCCTCGTCGTGGAGGCGGCACGCGGCGGGGCCACGGCGCTTCAGGTGCGCCCCGAGGACCCGGAGGCCTTCGGCCGTGACGCCTCGGGCGCCCCGGTCCTCGTACGCGCGAATGTGACGTCCCTGCTCTGTGTGCCGCTGGCCGTCCCGTCGGGCCCCGTCCGGGGGGTGCTCACGCTGTTCCGGAGCGGGGCCCGGCTGGCGTTCTCGATGGCCGAGGCGCAGGCGATGGACATGATGTCCCGTCATATCGCGCTGGCGATGGCGCGAGCGGAGTGAGGCGCGAGGCCTGTCCGGCGGCACACGCCGCGGACTTGGGCCCTATGCCGCGTCCTGCATGACCTGCTCGCGCAGCCGGTTGCAGCAGCGGCTGATCAGGCGTGAGACGTGCATCTGGGAGATGCCGAGCTCTTCGGCGATGCTGCTTTGGGTCATGTCGCCGAAGAACCGCATGTAGAGGATGGCGCGTTCGCGTTCGGGCAGGGCGCGCAGCCTCGGCTTGACGGCCTCGCGGTCGACGACGGTGTCGAGGGCCGGGTCGGGCGAGCCGAGCGCGTCGCTGAGCGAGTACCCGTCCTCGCTGCCCGGCAGCTCGGCGTCCAGGGACAGCGCGGTGTAGCTTTCCAGGGCCTCCAGGCCCACCAGTACGTCCTCCTCGCTCATGTTGGCGTGCTTGGCGATCTCGGCGACGGTGGGCCTGCGGCCGGACACGGTCTGCGCGAGGTCCTGGGAGGCGAACCGTACGCGGTTGCGCAGGTCCTGGACCCGGCGCGGTACGTGCAGGGTCCACATGTGGTCGCGGAAGTGGCGTTTGATCTCACCGGTGACGGTCGGGACGGCGTAGCTCTCGAAGGCGTTCCCGAGCTCGGGGTCGTACCGGTCCACGGCCTTGACCAGGCCCAGCGCGGCGACCTGGCGCAGGTCGTCGAGGCTCTCGCCGCGGCTGCGGAAGCGGCCGGCGAGCCGTTCGGCCATGGGCAGCCAGGCCTCGACGATCTCCTCGCGGAGCGTGTCGCGCTGCTGCCCAGGGGGCAGCTTGGCGAGCTTGCGGAACGCCTCAGCCGTATCGGGGGCGTCGTCGTGCGGATGGTGCTTCGCGGTTGCAGTGCGCATGATGCGTCGCAACTCCCTTATCGGTGCCTTGAGTTGGGACAGTCACCGTGGGAGCACGCGGATGCACAGGACGAGCACACCCGCGGCG
Above is a genomic segment from Streptomyces sp. R21 containing:
- a CDS encoding MBL fold metallo-hydrolase, with the translated sequence MTQQSESTKTTSTGKGTSRNTTSTTTRAEEDADDSASSSVQAEPRPQAGRLPAFAPLGPLEPLDPLEPLEPLDPLAPVTEPAELRPPGAPRLWPRSFASRLTAPLPGLKAFARFAREGAVRPGPEGLADIPRLPFEPGPLPRVDARTVAVSWAGHASWVVRIGGLTVLTDPVWSRRILGTPARITPVGVAWSALPRVDAVVISHNHYDHLDAPTLRRLPRDTPVFVPAGLARWFRRRRFTRITELDWWEGVELGGVRFDFVPAHHWSKRGLLDTCRTLWGGWVLTARDGQRVYFAGDTGYGHWFSRIGRRYPGIDLALLPIGAYDPRWWLSDVHCDPEEAVRAAQDLGAHRMAPMHWGTFVLSAEPVLEPLTRVRAAWQKAGLAREDLWDLPVGASRVLA
- a CDS encoding aminotransferase class I/II-fold pyridoxal phosphate-dependent enzyme; the encoded protein is MRTTDTQGHGPVRYGPPFPDQGLPVLPDLAAVLAASADRADTAPTGGGPALLDAACGYWARRGLAAGPDRVAAAPGAPALLLALTGALGGDVLLPRPCAAWWAPQARLLGRSVYHVGTPAESGGVPDPYALLETLRRVRAEGGDPRLLVLSVADDPTATVAPPEVVHASVEAAAAEGLHVVSDETWRDTLHRPHDTVLLSPAEMLPDRVTVVTDLSGPFLPAGWPAAIARFPDTADGTRLRARVLDVLTVLGARVAEPVAAAAAYALGEPDTVTERLAAAVGLHARVAVAAHHAVVAAGAVARPPQAGRHLYVDLGPLRPALVAHGVGDAQELEEFLTARLGMPAPGGHRFGDDLEALRVRLSTRPLLGATAGERAECLDSPAPLELPHAQRALNLLGSVFDDLRDDAR
- a CDS encoding RNA polymerase sigma factor SigF produces the protein MRTATAKHHPHDDAPDTAEAFRKLAKLPPGQQRDTLREEIVEAWLPMAERLAGRFRSRGESLDDLRQVAALGLVKAVDRYDPELGNAFESYAVPTVTGEIKRHFRDHMWTLHVPRRVQDLRNRVRFASQDLAQTVSGRRPTVAEIAKHANMSEEDVLVGLEALESYTALSLDAELPGSEDGYSLSDALGSPDPALDTVVDREAVKPRLRALPERERAILYMRFFGDMTQSSIAEELGISQMHVSRLISRCCNRLREQVMQDAA
- a CDS encoding MBL fold metallo-hydrolase, producing the protein MPVEITWWGHATCTVEDSGTRVLTDPLFARRLAHLRRRRGAPPPPEAAVADVALVSHLHADHLHLPSLARLAPGTRLLVPRGAPRAVPGLRRLDHLRLTEVAPGDRTHVGDLVIRAVSARHDGRRLPVGPQRSPALGYVIEGAARTYFAGDTGLFESMAEEVGPVDVALLPVGGWGPYLGEGHLDAGRAAQALARLAPSSAVPVHYGTFWPIGMDAVRPHEFHAPGEEFVRLAAERAPEVTVHHLAHGESVRPEAAR
- a CDS encoding PAS domain-containing protein, producing the protein MAQTDEFGEELADFVRRVAELKAARSVPAEDLPTVLDAAIFELDHVADQLWPWYERLSSGGSPGGGSPDRQEQQLLKALFQRLPVPVALVDRETVVRRLNFAATSFTGVRAGYATGRPLTGFLAHADRAAFRSQAAAVARGEGDRSLTVHLQQRPSVPVGATLAALRPSGELRNAVVVVLTPSDNRVPSGDSGTGPIPSLTETTRHTTLMDLVDAMTSALLSGPARDRAAVLERASGVLCERFADWVVADSGALPLTRTRVLGPPDSAEAARDLAAQAPAACPLVVEAARGGATALQVRPEDPEAFGRDASGAPVLVRANVTSLLCVPLAVPSGPVRGVLTLFRSGARLAFSMAEAQAMDMMSRHIALAMARAE
- a CDS encoding ANTAR domain-containing response regulator; the protein is MPDTGQLGYVGTESPESSLPVRRLSELARQAVRCTVDCCGASSMVAGSERAEDRPAAVTHPDLAGLVSVQLRSGDGPIPAALERGEPVDATDLLRDDRWPDYRAVALDSGVRSSVTIPFRRSGLTVTLSLYSFRPGALEDAPHGPARALGDLAATCLVRDRSYRAALVELDQMEAALRSRPVVDQACGIVMHVLGCDADTAFGVLRRISQGTNRKLSDVASVVVQRRGRGLEQELVSLHN
- a CDS encoding DedA family protein yields the protein MFLSGAAGPVGGQVLAAARPVGSELLAAVGPVGGQVLAAAGRAVPQESTQQAIGYPSLFLLVLIGALVPVVPTGALVSSAAVVAFHQTAPLALLFVFVTASLAAFLGDVTLYWLGRRGMRSRNGSRWLETLRDRAPEDRLAQAQERLDDHGVAVLVLSRLVPAGRIPVMLACLMARMPLRTFARGDVPACLAWAVTYQLIGILGGSLFEEPWEGVVAAVALTLAISVAPSLWRRVRRPTTR
- a CDS encoding phage holin family protein — its product is MGGTRWRTILSGVWRSIAVWAVSTVTMLVLAGALPDFQIQSDNGDSATRIAITAAAGAGVFGLLSSLVWPLLVRALLLVPALVLGLLVFFLNGSLLLIALRINPSGRGEAAPETAVVVAAVMSAVASATGAALAVRDDDAYRRRLYRLADRRRRRADGRPGPSTPGAVFLQLDGVGRDVLEEAVAKGLMPTVAEWLGGGQGVRQGPTHRLTPWRTDWSSQTGASQLGILHGTNHDIPAFRWYEKDSREVMVCNRPTSAAELQRRAIEHTGDGGLLTVDGASRGNLFSGGADQLALVLSMAARRGRENRSRAGYFAYFSDPANAVRTAMSFIAEVFREIGQSTRSRIRRQRPRVNRGGLYPFIRAFATVVERDVVVAAVIGDMLAGRNAVYADLVAYDEVAHHSGPRGRDTEKVLERLDRSLALIAKVAEHAPRAYRIVVLSDHGQSPGETFLTRYGLTLGNLVRAGCGLPVPRKAQRTHSGAEARATVRAALRRPVEEGGEQHRLARRSSEPIVLASGNLGLVSFPDVPHRMSREEIDRRHPALLATLANHPGVGFVLVRSEEYGGLVLGAMGAEVPVDELSDEHPGPLADFGPGAADAVRRTHGFPHTADIMVNSAYDPAEGEVLAFEEQIGSHGGLGGAQGHPFLLSPMAFSAPVEDGAELAGAEQVHRVLRRWLRECDGPQVPLTPAERPDESERASQSGSQAA